A DNA window from Amphiprion ocellaris isolate individual 3 ecotype Okinawa chromosome 8, ASM2253959v1, whole genome shotgun sequence contains the following coding sequences:
- the LOC111581392 gene encoding transcription factor Sox-18A: MNLTEPSLSRETLLHPGRVSLGAWTSGTPSPASDSEMGFEQSLSGDCSSPDGTRRAEPRISLTPSSGGQSPDLTQAGGVLASAGDGKTVGAEQRIRRPMNAFMVWAKDERKRLALQNPDLHNAVLSKMLGQSWKALSATDKRPFVEEAERLRVQHLQDHPNYKYRPRRKKTTKKLKRVEPGLLLHTLAQGGAPGLGLGPDISPLGAESVTGGSPYGHPGAHPPHHHHSHHLLPSLGHFRDLQAPGHPELETYGLPTPEMSPLDILEDGAGESVFFPQHMQEEAGMGGWSGYHHHLHHHNQHYSHHYNNHSHHNSIHSQGSGMSVGAGLNASMNSSLSPGRSSRLDSRMSSVESNMTSSMSSVTAVSSKLNPTLASSHQVALRSSVKCPPSIPDSSSPVSYPQPPISHPEPIKCHQVPLSTAPVTYFSQIYGSGGPNATHFPSHLGQLSPPPETSPSSCSTSSIPPPSTFLPSVHLDHSNPESSGHLGSSSAEFWSEVDRHEFDQYVNIGRNREEAYGLIGGCGGGSKVLGGRSSSSVGSSNNNIVNNVINRDVSGIMNGVGGCDDGSSPLISALSDASSAVYYSACITG, encoded by the exons ATGAATTTAACTGAGCCCAGCTTGTCTAGAGAGACTCTTCTGCATCCCGGCCGGGTGTCTCTTGGAGCTTGGACGTCGGGGACCCCAAGTCCTGCTTCTGATTCAGAAATGGGTTTTGAGCAGAGCCTCTCCGGGGACTGCAGTTCTCCCGATGGCACGAGGAGAGCAGAGCCGAGGATTTCTCTGACACCCAGTTCTGGGGGACAGAGTCCGGATCTGACCCAGGCAGGAGGTGTGTTGGCAAGCGCCGGAGACGGGAAGACTGTGGGGGCTGAGCAGAGGATCCGCAGGCCCATGAATGCCTTCATGGTGTGGGCTAAAGATGAGAGGAAGCGCCTGGCCCTGCAGAACCCTGACCTGCACAACGCTGTGCTCAGCAAGATGCTCG GTCAGTCATGGAAGGCCCTGAGTGCCACAGACAAGCGACCGTTTGTGGAGGAAGCAGAACGGCTCCGTGTCCAACACCTCCAGGATCACCCGAACTACAAGTACAGGCCTCGTCGCAAAAAGACCACCAAGAAACTCAAACGGGTTGAACCGGGCCTCCTGCTGCACACCTTGGCCCAAGGTGGGGCACCAGGCCTTGGTTTAGGACCTGACATCAGCCCCTTGGGTGCAGAAAGTGTCACTGGAGGTTCTCCTTATGGACATCCAGGTGCTCACCCTCCACACCACCATCattcccaccacctgctacCATCTCTGGGGCACTTCAGGGACCTCCAGGCCCCAGGACACCCAGAGCTTGAGACCTACGGCTTGCCAACTCCAGAGATGTCCCCTCTGGATATTCTGGAAGATGGAGCTGGAGAATCAGTGTTTTTCCCTCAGCATATGCAGGAGGAGGCAGGGATGGGAGGTTGGAGCGGGTACCACCACCACCTTCATCATCACAACCAGCATTACAGCCACCACTACAACAACCACAGTCACCACAACTCCATCCATAGTCAAGGGTCAGGGATGAGTGTTGGTGCCGGTTTAAATGCTAGTATGAATTCCAGTCTGAGTCCTGGTAGAAGCTCCAGACTTGATTCTCGAATGAGCTCTGTTGAATCAAACATGACCTCTAGCATGAGCTCTGTTACTGCAGTCAGCTCCAAGTTAAATCCTACTCTCGCCTCCAGTCACCAAGTCGCATTGAGGAGTTCTGTCAAGTGTCCACCATCTATCCCTGATTCCTCCTCCCCTGTTTCCTACCCCCAGCCTCCCATCAGCCACCCTGAGCCAATAAAATGCCACCAAGTTCCCCTGAGCACTGCTCCTGTCACCTACTTCAGTCAAATATATGGCAGCGGCGGCCCGAATGCCACCCATTTCCCTTCTCATCTGGGGCAGCTTTCACCTCCTCCTGAAACGTCCCCTTCTTCTTGCTCAACCTCCTCCATCCCCCCTCCGTCAACCTTCCTTCCCTCTGTGCACTTAGACCACTCAAATCCAGAATCCTCTGGCCATTTGGGGTCTTCTTCTGCTGAATTTTGGTCTGAAGTGGACAGGCATGAATTTGACCAGTATGTAAACATTGGAAGGAATCGAGAGGAGGCCTATGGACTGATTGGGGGATGTGGGGGTGGATCAAAGGTCCTGGGTGGgcgcagcagcagtagtgtaggTAGTAGCAATAACAACATTGTTAACAATGTCATCAACAGGGATGTCAGTGGTATTATGAATGGCGTTGGTGGGTGTGACGATGGGAGCAGCCCTCTCATATCTGCACTTTCTGATGCCAGCAGTGCCGTCTATTACAGTGCCTGTATTACTGGGTAA